In one Amia ocellicauda isolate fAmiCal2 chromosome 2, fAmiCal2.hap1, whole genome shotgun sequence genomic region, the following are encoded:
- the lrrc30a gene encoding leucine-rich repeat-containing protein 30a — MGAKQSKDFAKEELKKQVKKTGRAAAKENNLSSAERIRKHTTTHFGFTILTLAMRGMSEMPEELWELTELEKLNLSLNCLSVLPPAVGGLENLVVLNLWGNQLASLPVEIGLLKNLRVLFAYKNLLTEVPEELSTCQKLEVLSLANNRITGLPNSLTNLVSLKKLNLSHNCIAHIPACVYGMKNLVFLHLACNKLENIADQIELLTNLKILIVEGNCIHSLPKTLCFLTSLELLNVDFNDIQNVPMQLYLLRKLKKLACHPLDKGLHIVHNPLLKPLAEVLDGGLSALFNYLKSV; from the coding sequence ATGGGGGCTAAGCAATCGAAAGACTTTGCAAAAGAGGAGCTGAAGAAACAAGTTAAAAAGACTGGGAGGGCTGCAGCTAAAGAGAACAATTTGTCATCAGCTGAAAGGATTCGGAAGCATACCACCACCCATTTTGGATTCACCATTCTGACCTTGGCCATGCGGGGAATGTCTGAGATGCCTGAGGAGTTGTGGGAGCTGACTGAGTTGGAGAAGCTTAACCTGTCACTGAACTGCCTTAGTGTCCTGCCCCCTGCTGTGGGAGGCCTTGAAAATCTAGTGGTTTTGAATCTGTGGGGAAACCagctggccagcctgcctgtgGAGATTGGCCTGCTGAAAAACCTGCGTGTCTTATTTGCCTACAAAAACCTCCTGACTGAGGTTCCCGAGGAGCTGAGCACCTGTCAAAAACTGGAAGTTCTCAGCCTGGCCAACAATCGAATCACTGGCCTCCCCAACAGTCTCACCAACTTGGTAAGCCTGAAAAAACTCAATCTGAGCCACAACTGTATCGCACACATCCCAGCCTGTGTCTACGGGATGAAGAACTTAGTCTTCTTGCACCTGGCCTGCAACAAATTGGAAAACATAGCCGACCAAATCGAGCTCCTCACAAACCTAAAGATTTTAATAGTTGAGGGCAACTGCATTCACTCTTTACCCAAGACTCTTTGCTTCCTCACATCGCTGGAGCTGCTTAATGTGGATTTCAATGACATCCAGAATGTTCCCATgcaattgtatctgctgaggaAATTAAAGAAGCTGGCGTGCCATCCCTTGGATAAAGGGCTTCACATCGTACACAACCCACTTCTGAAACCCCTAGCCGAGGTTTTGGATGGAGGACTCAGTGCTCTTTTTAATTATCTGAAGTCAGTTTAA